One genomic segment of Impatiens glandulifera chromosome 6, dImpGla2.1, whole genome shotgun sequence includes these proteins:
- the LOC124942453 gene encoding uncharacterized N-acetyltransferase p20, translated as MKNSSTPLITLRPFRLTDVDDFYLWASDDRVISPLRWTTVTSKDEAFNFIRDKCIPHRWRRSICLDDRSIGFVSVYQWSGDERCKADIGYAVATEQWGKGIASSAVKMAVNQVFDDMPELLRVQGYVDVLNTASQRVLEKAGFQKEGTLRKYTYLKGQIKDFHLYSFLSTDCSS; from the coding sequence atgaagaactCATCGACGCCTCTAATCACCCTCCGTCCCTTCCGATTAACCGACGTCGACGATTTCTACCTGTGGGCGAGCGACGATCGAGTGATTTCCCCCTTACGGTGGACCACCGTAACCAGCAAGGATGAGGCGTTCAACTTCATCAGAGACAAGTGCATCCCCCACCGATGGCGTCGTTCGATCTGCCTTGACGATCGTTCGATCGGCTTCGTATCGGTTTACCAGTGGTCGGGGGATGAACGATGTAAGGCGGACATAGGGTACGCCGTGGCGACGGAGCAGTGGGGTAAGGGGATTGCTTCGTCGGCGGTGAAGATGGCGGTGAATCAAGTGTTTGATGATATGCCGGAGTTGTTGAGGGTGCAGGGTTATGTTGATGTACTCAATACTGCCTCCCAGAGAGTGCTGGAGAAGGCTGGGTTTCAAAAAGAGGGTACGCTTAGGAAATATACTTATCTCAAGGGGCAAATCAAGGATTTTCACCTCTATAGCTTTCTCTCAACTGATTGTTCCTCTTGA